One genomic region from Equus caballus isolate H_3958 breed thoroughbred chromosome 4, TB-T2T, whole genome shotgun sequence encodes:
- the LOC111773296 gene encoding uncharacterized protein produces the protein MGGVSSVCSSCWNHPDCGRLLRNETWELPEEAVNVAGGCEAVLTFTAESVPQDESAGVQSKVAPPTFCEPGAPSCPGVLSTGPRQQGGPVSAASTAACSGQVKTRRPQEVTLLSKGHPATHQHIWISDAAFWTLGSEPLKNMVQLCSLMACPCRFSRVLSCNKLTSKNAFYETLEMKHVLSSAESIRCSQELCSIGEYLALARCPLVQEVFPCSADIQPRFDLKVKLEGEGIHRVSQVSEVISR, from the exons GCTCTTGAGGAATGAGACCTGGGAACTTCCGGAGGAGGCTGTGAATGTGGCTGGAGGGTGTGAAGCTGTTCTGACTTTCACAGCGGAGTCTGTCCCACAAGATGAGTCAGCGGGTGTCCAAAGCAAAGTTGCCCCTCCAACATTCTGCGAGCCTGGGGCACCGAGCTGTCCGGGGGTCCTGAGCACCGGCCCTCGTCAGCAAGGCGGCCCTGTCTCTGCGGCGAGCACTGCGGCCTGCAGCGGCCAG GTGAAGACACGGAGGCCCCAAGAGGTGACACTACTTAGCAAAGGTCACCCAGCCACCCACCAGCACATCTGGATCTCAGACGCAGCGTTCTGGACTCTGGGTTCAGAACCTTTGAAGAATATGGTACAGTTATGCTCACTGATGGCTTGCCCATGTCGCTTTTCCCGTG tGCTGTCATGTAACAAATTGACTTCAAAGAATGCCTTCTATGAAACATTAGAAATGAAGCATGTTCTGTCATCAGCTGAAAGCATA CGATGTTCACAAGAACTGTGCTCGATCGGAGAATATTTGGCTCTTGCAAGGTGTCCCCTTGTCCAGGAAGTCTTTCCCTGCAGCGCTGACATCCAGCCTCGGTTTGACCTGAAGGTAAAGCTGGAGGGCGAG GGCATACACAGGGTCTCACAAGTATCTGAGGTCATCAGTCGCTAA